A genome region from Halarchaeum grantii includes the following:
- a CDS encoding glycosyltransferase family 4 protein: protein MPPSVLMLGWGFPPNISGGLDTFVGSLFWEFDDRDDVDVELVLPAEFAPDDVAAIHGIPTGDGDVIERIERLSEEFVERAADADVVHTHDWFGYDPGVESQSTHDVQWMTTFHSLTQDRNLNPPDYEVETEQRIVDRADSLVAVSDLTAGRVREFYGGDSNVVHNGFQRVEPTGRDVKAELGIDGPMLFFVGRHTHQKGITHLLYAMSKLRRPEVTLVLGGSGHLTAQLERFAELLGVDDQIEFVGYVPDAELADYYASADAFVSASLAEPFGMTVVEALSTGTPVVTTECGAAEVLPDDCLVLVDSHSDAIADGIDAALAMDGVPDFEERTWADVADDYVALYESLLA, encoded by the coding sequence CGTGGACGTCGAACTCGTCCTCCCGGCGGAGTTCGCACCGGACGACGTCGCGGCCATCCACGGCATCCCGACCGGCGACGGGGACGTCATCGAGCGCATCGAACGCCTCTCCGAGGAGTTCGTCGAGCGCGCCGCCGACGCCGACGTCGTCCACACCCACGACTGGTTCGGCTACGACCCCGGCGTCGAGTCGCAGTCCACGCACGACGTCCAGTGGATGACGACGTTCCACTCGCTCACGCAGGACCGCAACCTCAACCCGCCGGACTACGAGGTCGAGACCGAACAGCGCATCGTCGACCGCGCCGACAGCCTCGTCGCCGTCAGCGACCTCACCGCCGGGCGCGTCCGCGAGTTCTACGGCGGCGACAGCAACGTCGTCCACAACGGCTTCCAGCGCGTCGAACCCACCGGTCGGGACGTGAAGGCGGAACTCGGCATCGACGGCCCGATGCTCTTCTTCGTCGGCCGACACACCCACCAGAAGGGCATCACGCACCTCCTCTACGCGATGTCGAAGCTCCGCCGACCCGAGGTGACGCTCGTCCTCGGCGGCTCCGGCCACCTCACCGCCCAACTCGAGCGCTTCGCGGAACTGCTCGGCGTCGACGACCAGATCGAGTTCGTCGGCTACGTCCCCGACGCCGAGCTCGCCGACTACTACGCGAGCGCGGACGCGTTCGTCTCCGCGTCGCTCGCCGAGCCGTTCGGCATGACCGTCGTCGAAGCCCTTTCCACGGGGACGCCCGTCGTCACCACCGAGTGCGGCGCCGCCGAAGTGCTCCCCGACGACTGCCTCGTCCTCGTCGACTCGCACTCCGACGCCATCGCGGACGGCATCGACGCCGCGCTCGCGATGGACGGCGTCCCCGACTTCGAGGAGCGCACGTGGGCGGACGTCGCCGACGACTACGTCGCGCTCTACGAGTCGCTCCTCGCGTAA